Proteins found in one Hypericibacter terrae genomic segment:
- the tilS gene encoding tRNA lysidine(34) synthetase TilS, producing the protein MRALGPFERSPELAVAVSGGSDSLALTLLAARWAASRGGRITAITVDHGLRPEAAGEARQVKRWLSARGIHHVTLRWRGPKPERGLPAAARDARYALLARYCRRHGLLHLLLAHQAEDLAETFLIRLGHGSGLIGLAAMASVTEFEGVRLLRPLLSVTRATLRATLQAQGQGWIEDPTNQDLNFERARLRAQMPQLRSQGIRAASAAATARALGRARARIEDRVAALLVHVALQRDGRARLPRPLLLEAPRPLALQTLAGLLQTIGGQDYPPRGDALDRLLEWMKSGTGRARTLAGCRIAVHGEGFTIAPEAGRPDRSAAPGAGPGIKNPRSQGWRPRRPLIPGRFAVV; encoded by the coding sequence ATGCGGGCGCTGGGGCCCTTCGAGCGGTCGCCCGAGCTCGCGGTCGCGGTTTCAGGCGGCTCCGACAGCCTGGCGCTGACCCTGCTGGCCGCGCGCTGGGCGGCGTCTCGAGGCGGCCGTATCACCGCCATCACCGTCGATCACGGGCTGCGGCCGGAAGCGGCCGGCGAAGCGCGGCAGGTGAAACGCTGGCTGAGCGCCCGCGGCATCCACCATGTGACCTTGCGCTGGCGCGGCCCCAAGCCCGAACGCGGCCTGCCCGCGGCGGCGCGCGACGCGCGCTACGCGCTGCTGGCGCGCTATTGCCGGCGCCACGGGCTGCTGCATCTGCTGCTCGCCCACCAGGCCGAGGATCTGGCGGAAACCTTTCTCATCAGGCTCGGCCATGGCAGCGGCCTGATCGGACTGGCCGCCATGGCGTCGGTGACCGAGTTCGAGGGCGTGAGATTGCTGCGTCCGCTCCTGTCGGTGACGCGGGCAACGCTGCGCGCCACTCTGCAGGCGCAAGGGCAGGGCTGGATCGAAGACCCGACCAACCAGGACCTGAATTTCGAGCGCGCCCGTCTGCGTGCGCAAATGCCGCAGCTCCGGTCGCAGGGCATTCGCGCGGCGAGTGCCGCGGCCACGGCGAGGGCGCTGGGTCGGGCCAGGGCACGGATCGAGGATCGGGTCGCGGCGCTGCTGGTTCATGTGGCTTTGCAGCGGGATGGCCGGGCCCGTCTGCCGCGTCCGCTGCTGCTCGAGGCACCGCGTCCCCTGGCGCTGCAGACCCTGGCCGGGCTGCTCCAGACGATCGGCGGGCAGGATTATCCCCCGCGCGGCGACGCGCTCGACCGGTTGCTGGAGTGGATGAAATCGGGTACCGGTCGCGCCCGCACGCTGGCCGGATGCCGGATCGCGGTTCATGGCGAAGGATTCACGATCGCGCCCGAAGCCGGCAGGCCCGACCGCTCGGCAGCGCCGGGAGCCGGGCCCGGCATCAAGAATCCGCGATCCCAAGGGTGGCGGCCGCGCAGGCCCTTGATCCCCGGGCGGTTTGCGGTTGTTTAA
- a CDS encoding AzlD family protein produces MSIDTNALLTILGMGAVTYATRVGGYALLHLFPVRGRLKAGLEAVPVAILTAIIAPAVLAAGLADALAALVTVLLALRFPMLVAFIGGVGSVILLRWWLG; encoded by the coding sequence ATGAGCATCGACACGAACGCCCTGCTGACGATCCTCGGCATGGGTGCCGTCACCTATGCCACGCGGGTGGGCGGTTATGCGCTGCTGCATCTCTTTCCCGTCCGGGGGCGCCTCAAGGCCGGCCTCGAAGCCGTGCCGGTGGCCATCCTGACCGCGATCATCGCGCCCGCGGTGCTGGCGGCGGGGCTGGCCGACGCGCTGGCGGCGCTCGTCACCGTCCTTCTCGCGCTGCGCTTTCCCATGCTCGTCGCCTTCATCGGCGGCGTCGGTTCGGTGATCCTGCTGCGCTGGTGGCTCGGCTAG
- the folP gene encoding dihydropteroate synthase, whose protein sequence is MAGAARKGKAGKDRSAKPKIKSAARAGERESDRRLYLFPEGILSGAAARDAVKTGQALKLAGGPLAFGHIALIERDAKTRASQAFGLPDFERWLTRQPAVRRRTLGKRLDQLTAARLRFAGLAMDRPRIMGVINVTPDSFSDGGRFFDAGKAIAHGQALVEAGAEILDIGGESTRPGAEPVSPEEEIRRVVPVIEALRTSGIALSIDTRHARVMAAAVEAGARIINDVTALTGDPDSLHVAAASGAGVVLMHMQGEPRTMQTNPRYREVALDLYDYFAERLDAAEAAGLSRRRIAIDPGIGFGKAIAHNRDILNRLALLHGLGCPILLGVSRKSFIAKLSRGEDPAHRLPGSLAAALWGLKAGAQMIRVHDVAETAQAVAVWQALAGGNS, encoded by the coding sequence ATGGCGGGCGCGGCCCGCAAGGGCAAGGCGGGCAAAGACCGCTCGGCCAAACCCAAGATCAAATCAGCTGCCAGAGCCGGCGAACGCGAAAGCGATCGCCGGCTCTATCTTTTTCCGGAAGGCATTCTCTCCGGCGCGGCCGCGCGCGACGCCGTCAAGACGGGGCAGGCGCTCAAGCTCGCCGGAGGGCCGCTCGCCTTCGGCCATATCGCGCTGATCGAGCGCGACGCGAAGACGCGGGCGTCGCAGGCTTTCGGCCTGCCGGATTTCGAACGCTGGCTGACACGCCAGCCGGCCGTGCGGCGCCGCACGCTCGGCAAGCGATTGGATCAGCTCACAGCCGCGCGACTGCGCTTCGCCGGGCTCGCGATGGACCGGCCGCGGATCATGGGTGTGATCAATGTCACGCCCGACAGCTTCTCCGACGGGGGACGGTTTTTCGATGCGGGCAAGGCGATCGCCCATGGCCAGGCGTTGGTCGAGGCCGGCGCCGAGATCCTCGATATCGGCGGCGAATCCACCCGGCCCGGCGCCGAGCCGGTCTCGCCCGAGGAAGAGATCCGGCGCGTGGTGCCGGTGATCGAGGCGCTGCGGACGAGCGGTATCGCGCTCTCGATCGATACCCGCCATGCGCGCGTCATGGCGGCGGCGGTCGAGGCGGGGGCCAGGATCATCAACGACGTGACGGCGCTGACCGGCGATCCCGACAGCCTGCACGTCGCCGCCGCGAGCGGCGCCGGCGTCGTGCTCATGCATATGCAGGGCGAGCCCCGCACCATGCAGACGAACCCGCGCTATCGCGAGGTCGCGCTCGATCTCTACGACTATTTCGCCGAGCGGCTCGACGCGGCCGAGGCGGCGGGGCTGTCGCGCCGGCGCATCGCCATCGATCCCGGCATCGGCTTCGGCAAGGCGATCGCGCATAACCGGGACATCCTCAACCGCCTGGCGCTGCTCCACGGGCTCGGTTGCCCGATCCTGCTCGGCGTATCGCGCAAGAGCTTCATCGCCAAGCTCAGCCGCGGCGAGGATCCGGCCCATCGCCTGCCGGGCTCGCTGGCGGCGGCGCTCTGGGGCCTCAAGGCCGGGGCGCAGATGATCCGCGTCCACGACGTGGCCGAGACCGCGCAGGCGGTGGCGGTGTGGCAGGCGCTGGCGGGGGGAAATTCTTGA
- a CDS encoding PhzF family phenazine biosynthesis protein, with protein MELAIYQIDAFAERRFAGNPAAVVPLQSWLPDATLQAIAAENNLAETAFFVRENGKSGSDFHLRWFTPTVEVNLCGHATLASGYVISTYLEPGRTQMSFRSRGGVLGVTRRGDRLALDFPIYPPEKTAMPAGIEKALGRKPARMLAVHQWLAVYDSEAEVADLKPDMAAIVALGKDGIIATAPGEKSDYVCRYFAPHAGIPEDPATGSAQCVTVPYWAERLGKAKLTGRQISARVGTFECELKGGRVEIAGRCVAYLEGKIHVD; from the coding sequence ATGGAATTGGCGATCTATCAGATCGACGCCTTCGCCGAGCGGCGCTTCGCCGGCAACCCCGCGGCCGTGGTGCCGCTGCAATCATGGCTGCCCGATGCGACGCTGCAGGCGATCGCGGCCGAGAACAATCTCGCCGAGACGGCCTTCTTCGTGCGCGAGAACGGCAAGAGCGGCAGCGACTTTCACTTGCGCTGGTTCACGCCGACGGTCGAGGTCAATCTCTGCGGCCACGCGACGCTGGCCTCGGGCTATGTGATCTCGACCTATCTCGAGCCGGGCCGCACGCAGATGAGCTTCCGCTCGCGCGGCGGCGTGCTGGGCGTGACCCGGCGCGGGGACAGGCTGGCGCTCGATTTCCCGATCTACCCGCCCGAGAAGACGGCGATGCCGGCGGGCATCGAGAAGGCGCTGGGCCGCAAGCCGGCCCGGATGCTGGCCGTGCATCAGTGGCTCGCGGTCTATGACAGCGAGGCCGAGGTGGCGGACCTCAAGCCCGACATGGCGGCGATCGTGGCGCTGGGCAAGGACGGCATCATCGCGACCGCCCCGGGCGAGAAGAGCGACTATGTCTGCCGCTATTTCGCACCCCATGCCGGCATCCCCGAGGATCCCGCGACAGGCTCCGCGCAATGCGTGACGGTGCCCTACTGGGCCGAGCGGCTGGGCAAGGCGAAGCTCACCGGCCGGCAGATCTCCGCGCGCGTCGGCACGTTCGAGTGCGAGCTCAAGGGCGGGCGCGTGGAGATCGCGGGGCGCTGCGTCGCCTATCTCGAGGGAAAGATTCATGTCGATTGA
- the ehuR gene encoding MocR-like ectoine utilization transcription factor EhuR, producing MTMWSPELTGRTGPRYIAIADALASDIEAGRLGAGDQLPTHRALADSLGVTVGTITRAYAEAARRGLVGGEVGRGTYVRGQPDRGNALFAMSRKAEHRPNTPLIADMRHNFAPRLAQDDSINRAMTAIAAENIEALLAYQTHEGMREHRAAGAEWVAMGGVAAEPERLLVTCGGQHGTAVAFNTLLEPGDTLLTEALTYPGVRTLARMQRLRIQGVAMDSEGLIPEAFEAACRQGSPRALYCMPTMQNPTGTMMPVERRRRIADIAERHGVAIIEDDVYGYLIDNAPPPLSTFAPTQGYYLTSLSKCIAPGLRIGYLVVPSGQSDRFLPAMQATVWMASPILAEIARRLIADGSAHRMAEARRQEARARQNLARHALGALGWRANPVGLHGWLRLSDPWRADDFAIAAAAKGAPVTPIGAFAVTRTKEQAVRICLGAASDRACLARALGELAGLLVAAPEPYLSVV from the coding sequence ATGACAATGTGGTCGCCCGAACTGACGGGACGCACGGGTCCCCGCTACATCGCCATCGCCGATGCGCTCGCCAGCGACATCGAAGCCGGACGGCTCGGAGCCGGCGACCAGCTGCCGACGCATCGTGCGCTGGCGGATTCGCTCGGGGTCACGGTCGGCACCATCACGCGGGCCTATGCCGAGGCGGCGCGGCGCGGGCTGGTGGGCGGCGAGGTCGGGCGCGGCACCTATGTGCGGGGCCAGCCCGATCGCGGCAATGCGCTCTTCGCCATGAGCCGCAAGGCGGAGCACCGGCCGAACACGCCCCTGATCGCCGACATGCGGCACAATTTTGCGCCGCGCCTGGCGCAGGACGACAGCATCAATCGCGCCATGACCGCGATCGCGGCCGAGAACATCGAAGCGCTGCTCGCCTATCAGACTCATGAAGGCATGCGGGAGCATCGCGCGGCCGGCGCCGAATGGGTGGCAATGGGCGGAGTCGCGGCCGAGCCCGAGCGCCTGCTCGTCACCTGCGGCGGCCAGCATGGCACCGCGGTCGCGTTCAACACGCTGCTCGAGCCGGGCGACACGCTGCTGACCGAGGCGCTCACCTATCCGGGCGTGCGCACGCTGGCGCGGATGCAGCGCCTGCGCATCCAGGGCGTGGCGATGGATTCGGAAGGGCTCATCCCCGAAGCCTTCGAAGCCGCCTGCCGCCAGGGCTCGCCCCGCGCGCTCTATTGCATGCCGACGATGCAGAACCCGACCGGCACGATGATGCCGGTCGAGCGCCGGCGCAGGATCGCCGACATCGCCGAGCGTCACGGCGTCGCCATCATCGAGGACGATGTCTATGGCTATCTGATCGACAATGCGCCGCCGCCGCTCTCGACCTTCGCGCCGACGCAGGGCTATTACCTGACCAGCCTCTCCAAATGCATCGCACCCGGCTTGCGCATCGGCTATCTCGTGGTCCCGTCGGGGCAGAGCGATCGCTTCCTGCCGGCGATGCAGGCGACGGTGTGGATGGCTTCGCCGATCCTGGCCGAGATCGCGCGCCGCCTGATCGCCGACGGCAGCGCGCATCGCATGGCCGAGGCGCGGCGCCAGGAAGCGCGCGCACGCCAGAATCTCGCGCGCCATGCCCTGGGGGCGCTGGGTTGGCGCGCCAACCCCGTCGGGCTCCATGGCTGGCTGCGGCTCTCCGACCCCTGGCGCGCCGACGATTTCGCCATCGCCGCCGCCGCCAAGGGCGCGCCCGTCACGCCGATCGGCGCCTTCGCCGTGACGCGCACCAAGGAACAGGCGGTGCGCATCTGTCTCGGCGCCGCCAGCGACCGTGCCTGCCTGGCGCGCGCGCTGGGCGAGCTGGCGGGGCTGCTGGTGGCGGCGCCGGAGCCTTATCTCTCGGTGGTGTGA
- a CDS encoding AzlC family ABC transporter permease, with protein MSIEEIRRAPEPLPGARWTQDFALGLWHIAPLMVGAAPFGLLMGALAAHKGFGPLEMLLMSGTVFAGASQFVAIDLWRDPIPMLTIILATAMVNLRHVIMGAAMQPVMGRFGRYQSLAALFVMADEIWILAMRRAAQGRLTPAYYLGLGAVFYVNWLFWTGIGTVVGGVIENPARYGFDFAFTAVFLVLITGMWRGRASVAPLVASGTAALAAHAWLPGVWYILLGGIAGALAGAFSGAQKS; from the coding sequence ATGTCGATTGAGGAGATCCGGCGCGCGCCCGAGCCTCTTCCGGGCGCGCGCTGGACCCAGGATTTCGCGCTGGGCCTCTGGCATATCGCGCCGCTGATGGTGGGTGCCGCGCCGTTCGGCCTGCTCATGGGCGCGCTCGCGGCCCATAAGGGGTTCGGACCGCTGGAGATGCTGCTGATGAGCGGCACCGTCTTCGCCGGCGCCTCGCAGTTCGTGGCGATCGATCTGTGGCGCGATCCGATCCCGATGCTGACGATCATCCTCGCCACGGCGATGGTCAATCTGCGCCATGTGATCATGGGCGCCGCGATGCAGCCGGTGATGGGCCGCTTCGGCCGCTACCAGTCTCTGGCGGCACTCTTCGTCATGGCCGACGAGATCTGGATCCTGGCGATGCGCCGCGCGGCCCAGGGCAGGCTGACGCCGGCCTATTATCTCGGCCTGGGTGCCGTGTTCTATGTGAACTGGCTGTTCTGGACCGGGATCGGCACCGTCGTCGGCGGCGTCATCGAGAACCCGGCGCGCTATGGATTCGACTTCGCCTTCACGGCGGTCTTCCTGGTGCTGATCACCGGCATGTGGCGCGGCCGCGCCAGCGTGGCCCCTCTGGTCGCGAGCGGCACGGCGGCCCTGGCGGCCCATGCCTGGCTGCCGGGCGTCTGGTACATCCTCCTGGGCGGCATCGCCGGTGCCCTCGCCGGCGCCTTCTCGGGCGCGCAGAAATCATGA
- the ftsH gene encoding ATP-dependent zinc metalloprotease FtsH: MNLTKNFALWIIIALLLIALFNLFDGTTSHGPQSDIAYSEFLTEVGNGKITDVTIQGQTISGHFQGDGRAFQTYAPQDPNLVKSLTDKGVKITAAPIDEGVHPLLQILISWFPMLLLVGVWIFFMRQMQAGGGKAMGFGKSRARLLTEKVGRVTFEDVAGIDEAKLELQEVVEFLKDPQKFQRLGGKIPKGVLLVGPPGTGKTLLARAIAGEANVPFFTISGSDFVEMFVGVGASRVRDMFEQGKKNAPCIIFIDEIDAVGRHRGAGLGGGNDEREQTLNQLLVEMDGFEANEGVILIAATNRPDVLDPALLRPGRFDRQVVVPNPDILGREQILKVHMRKVPLAPDVDARVIARGTPGFSGADLSNLVNEAALLAARRSKRVVTMAEFEAAKDKVMMGAERRSMVMTEKDKEETAYHEAGHALVGLYVAGNDPLHKVTIIPRGRALGVTMNLPETDRYSLKLREITAKLAMMFGGRMAEELIYGPENVSTGASNDIQQATNLARRMVTEWGMSEKLGRLRYVDNQEEVFLGHSVTRSQTISGATAKLIDEEIRRIIEDAELKARTILTEHLADLHTIAKALLEYETLSGDEVKALLRGEPIRVGGEDSSGPTPPRSSVPSSGAPARGDSGRPRPGLEPEPQPGA; this comes from the coding sequence TTGAATCTCACGAAAAATTTTGCGCTCTGGATCATCATCGCGCTGTTGCTGATCGCGCTCTTCAACCTGTTCGACGGGACCACCAGTCACGGGCCGCAGAGCGATATCGCCTATTCCGAGTTCCTGACCGAAGTCGGGAACGGCAAGATCACCGACGTGACGATCCAGGGCCAGACCATTTCCGGGCATTTCCAGGGCGATGGCCGCGCGTTCCAGACCTACGCGCCCCAGGATCCCAATCTGGTCAAGAGCCTGACCGACAAGGGCGTGAAGATCACCGCCGCGCCGATCGACGAGGGCGTCCATCCGCTGCTGCAGATCCTGATCTCCTGGTTCCCGATGCTGCTCCTGGTCGGCGTGTGGATCTTCTTCATGCGCCAGATGCAGGCCGGCGGCGGCAAGGCCATGGGCTTCGGCAAGTCGCGCGCGCGCCTGCTGACCGAGAAGGTCGGCCGCGTCACCTTCGAGGATGTCGCGGGCATCGACGAGGCCAAGCTCGAGCTGCAGGAAGTCGTGGAGTTCCTCAAGGACCCGCAGAAGTTCCAGCGCCTCGGCGGCAAGATTCCGAAAGGCGTGCTGCTGGTCGGCCCTCCGGGCACCGGCAAGACGCTGCTCGCCCGCGCCATCGCCGGCGAAGCCAACGTCCCCTTCTTCACCATCTCGGGCTCCGACTTCGTCGAGATGTTCGTGGGCGTGGGCGCGTCGCGCGTGCGCGACATGTTCGAGCAGGGCAAGAAGAACGCGCCCTGCATCATCTTCATCGACGAGATCGACGCGGTCGGCCGTCATCGCGGTGCGGGGCTGGGCGGCGGCAATGACGAGCGCGAGCAGACCCTGAACCAGCTGCTGGTCGAGATGGACGGCTTCGAGGCGAACGAGGGTGTGATCCTCATCGCCGCCACCAACCGTCCCGACGTGCTGGATCCCGCGCTCTTGCGTCCGGGCCGCTTCGACCGCCAGGTCGTGGTGCCGAATCCGGACATCCTGGGCCGCGAGCAGATCCTGAAAGTGCATATGCGGAAAGTGCCGCTGGCGCCCGACGTCGATGCCCGCGTGATCGCGCGCGGCACGCCGGGCTTCTCCGGCGCCGACCTCTCCAACCTGGTGAACGAGGCGGCCCTCCTGGCCGCGCGGCGCTCCAAGCGCGTCGTCACCATGGCCGAGTTCGAGGCCGCCAAGGACAAGGTCATGATGGGCGCGGAACGCCGCTCCATGGTCATGACCGAGAAGGACAAGGAAGAGACCGCCTATCACGAGGCGGGCCATGCCCTGGTCGGGCTCTATGTGGCGGGCAACGATCCGCTGCATAAGGTCACGATCATTCCGCGCGGCCGCGCCCTGGGCGTGACCATGAACCTGCCCGAGACCGATCGCTACAGCCTGAAGCTGCGCGAGATCACGGCGAAGCTCGCCATGATGTTCGGCGGCCGCATGGCCGAGGAGCTGATCTACGGGCCCGAGAACGTCTCGACCGGCGCCAGCAACGACATCCAGCAGGCCACCAATCTCGCCCGTCGGATGGTGACGGAATGGGGCATGAGCGAGAAGCTCGGCCGCCTGCGCTATGTCGACAACCAGGAGGAAGTGTTCCTGGGCCATTCGGTCACGCGCAGCCAGACCATCTCCGGCGCCACGGCGAAGCTGATCGACGAAGAGATCCGCCGCATCATCGAAGACGCGGAGCTCAAGGCCCGCACCATCCTGACCGAGCATCTCGCCGACCTGCACACGATCGCCAAGGCGCTGCTCGAATACGAGACGCTGAGCGGCGACGAGGTCAAGGCGCTGCTGCGCGGCGAACCGATCCGCGTCGGCGGCGAGGACAGCTCCGGCCCGACGCCGCCGCGCTCCTCGGTCCCGTCGAGCGGCGCGCCGGCGCGCGGCGACAGCGGCCGGCCGCGACCCGGCCTCGAGCCCGAACCGCAGCCCGGCGCCTAA
- the glmM gene encoding phosphoglucosamine mutase: MTRKLFGTDGIRGKANTEPVTAMTALKLAMAAGAEFTRGSHRHRVVIGKDTRLSGYMLQPALTSGFVAMGMDVIQLGPMPTPAIAMLTRSLRADLGVMISASHNPYEDNGIKLFGPDGYKLSDEVEARIEARMAAHETLPMAAPAELGRALQLEDAPGRYTEAVKRSFPKSLKLDGLKIVVDCAHGAAYRVAPTVLWELGAEVVAIGVAPDGFNINRDCGATAPAALQARVIAEKADLGLALDGDADRLILVDEKGRIVDGDQIMALIARSWMERDRLHGGAVVATVMSNLGLERFLAGLKLKLLRTPVGDRYVVERMRAEGCNVGGEQSGHIILSDYGTTGDGLIAALQLLAVIVRGAKPVSETARLFQPLPQLLKNLKFNGGQPLERDEVKAAIKGGEAALGDRGRVLIRKSGTEPVIRIMAEGEDEALVGRVVEDIAQAIQRAAK; this comes from the coding sequence ATGACGCGCAAACTCTTCGGCACCGACGGCATCCGCGGCAAGGCCAACACCGAGCCGGTCACCGCCATGACCGCGCTCAAGCTCGCCATGGCGGCGGGGGCCGAGTTCACCCGCGGCAGCCATCGCCATCGCGTGGTGATCGGCAAGGACACGCGGCTCTCGGGCTATATGCTGCAGCCGGCGCTCACCTCCGGCTTCGTCGCCATGGGCATGGACGTGATCCAGCTGGGGCCGATGCCGACGCCCGCCATCGCCATGCTGACGCGCTCCCTGCGGGCCGATCTGGGCGTGATGATCTCGGCCTCGCACAATCCTTATGAGGACAACGGCATCAAGCTGTTCGGGCCGGACGGCTACAAGCTTTCGGACGAAGTCGAAGCGCGCATCGAGGCGCGCATGGCCGCTCACGAAACGTTGCCGATGGCGGCACCCGCCGAGCTCGGCCGCGCCCTGCAGCTCGAAGACGCGCCCGGTCGCTATACCGAGGCGGTCAAGCGCAGCTTCCCCAAGTCGCTCAAGCTCGACGGCTTGAAGATCGTGGTCGATTGCGCCCACGGCGCCGCCTATCGCGTGGCGCCGACGGTGCTCTGGGAGCTGGGCGCCGAGGTGGTGGCGATCGGCGTCGCGCCCGACGGCTTCAACATCAATCGGGACTGCGGCGCCACGGCGCCGGCTGCCCTGCAAGCCCGCGTGATCGCGGAAAAGGCCGATCTCGGCCTCGCGCTCGACGGCGATGCCGACCGGCTGATCCTGGTCGACGAGAAGGGCCGGATCGTCGATGGTGATCAGATCATGGCGCTGATCGCGCGCTCCTGGATGGAGCGGGACCGGCTGCACGGCGGCGCCGTGGTGGCGACGGTCATGTCCAATCTGGGGCTCGAGCGTTTCCTTGCCGGTCTCAAGCTGAAACTGCTGCGCACGCCGGTCGGCGACCGCTATGTGGTCGAGCGCATGCGCGCCGAAGGCTGCAATGTCGGCGGCGAGCAGTCGGGCCATATCATCCTCAGCGACTACGGCACCACCGGCGACGGGCTGATCGCGGCGCTGCAGCTCCTGGCCGTGATCGTGCGCGGGGCCAAGCCGGTGTCGGAGACGGCGCGGCTGTTCCAGCCGCTGCCGCAGCTCCTGAAGAACCTCAAATTCAACGGCGGCCAGCCGCTCGAGCGCGACGAGGTGAAGGCCGCGATCAAGGGCGGCGAGGCGGCGCTGGGCGATCGCGGCCGCGTGCTGATCCGCAAATCCGGCACCGAGCCCGTGATCCGCATCATGGCCGAGGGCGAGGACGAAGCGCTCGTCGGCCGCGTGGTCGAGGACATCGCGCAGGCGATCCAGCGGGCGGCGAAGTAA
- a CDS encoding LysR substrate-binding domain-containing protein, translating into MARRSRTLPPLTSLVAFEAAARQRSLTRAAKELNVTPGAISKQIKSLETEAGVPLLLRGHRAIEMTAQGEILYAALTRGFGEIVAAFQRIKSSGAGHHSVTLGSTTAFAQMWLMPRLGSFWRKHQDITVNHVISDSSQDLGMARIDLRVRYGAGDWHNETAIRLFGDRIYPVCSPDFARQHPGKGTAELPSLPLLELETGDPSWTGWTDWLKGTGGKARSLNLRTFSSYVVALQAAQDGQGVALGWHSLVAPLVESGKLVVLGATAMPASQSFYVTWDEHKSLSAEARVLRDWLISFARPDPAAAVPG; encoded by the coding sequence ATGGCTCGCCGCTCCCGCACCCTGCCGCCCCTGACCTCGCTGGTCGCCTTCGAGGCGGCGGCGCGCCAGCGGAGCCTCACGAGGGCCGCCAAGGAGCTCAACGTCACGCCAGGCGCGATCAGCAAGCAGATCAAGTCGCTCGAGACCGAGGCCGGCGTGCCCCTGTTGCTGCGCGGCCATCGCGCGATCGAGATGACGGCGCAGGGCGAGATTCTCTACGCGGCCCTGACGCGCGGCTTCGGCGAGATCGTCGCCGCCTTCCAGCGCATCAAGAGCAGCGGCGCCGGCCATCACAGCGTGACCCTGGGCTCGACGACCGCCTTCGCCCAGATGTGGCTGATGCCGCGGTTGGGGAGCTTCTGGCGGAAGCATCAGGACATCACCGTCAATCATGTCATCTCCGATTCCAGCCAGGACCTGGGCATGGCGCGCATCGATCTGCGGGTTCGCTATGGTGCGGGCGACTGGCATAACGAGACCGCCATCCGCCTGTTCGGCGACCGGATCTATCCGGTCTGCTCGCCGGATTTCGCCCGGCAGCATCCTGGCAAGGGCACCGCGGAACTCCCCTCTCTGCCCTTGCTGGAACTGGAGACCGGCGATCCGTCCTGGACCGGCTGGACCGACTGGCTGAAGGGAACCGGCGGAAAGGCGCGGTCGCTCAATCTGCGCACCTTCTCGAGCTATGTGGTGGCTCTGCAGGCGGCGCAGGACGGGCAGGGGGTGGCGCTGGGCTGGCACAGCCTGGTGGCGCCCCTGGTCGAGAGCGGAAAGCTGGTGGTATTGGGCGCCACCGCGATGCCGGCCTCGCAGTCCTTCTATGTGACCTGGGACGAGCATAAGAGCCTCTCGGCCGAGGCCCGGGTGCTGCGCGACTGGCTGATCTCCTTCGCCCGGCCGGACCCGGCAGCGGCAGTGCCGGGTTGA